The proteins below are encoded in one region of Saccopteryx leptura isolate mSacLep1 chromosome 1, mSacLep1_pri_phased_curated, whole genome shotgun sequence:
- the PGK2 gene encoding phosphoglycerate kinase 2, giving the protein MSLSKKLTLDKLDVKGKRVIMRVDFNVPMKKSLITNNQRIKASIPSIKYCLNNGAKSVVLMSHLGRPDGVPMPDKYSLEPVAAELKSLLGKDVLFLKDCVGPEVEKACANPATGSVILLENLRFHVEEEGKGQDPSGNKIKAEPRKIEAFRESLSKLGDVYVNDAFGTAHRAHSSMVGVDLPQKASGFLMKKELDYFSKALENPERPFLAILGGAKVADKIQLIKNMLDKVNEMVIGGGMAYTFLKVLNNMKIGASLFDEEGAKIVKDIMAKATKNGVNITFPVDFVTADKFEENAKVGQATVASGIPEGWIGLDCGPETNKKFAQVVAQAKLIVWNGPVGVFEWDAFAKGTKALMDEVVKATYRGCITIIGGGDTATCCAKWNTENKVSHVSTGGGASLELLEGKVLPGVDALSNL; this is encoded by the coding sequence ATGTCTCTTTCTAAGAAGTTAACTTTGGACAAACTGGATGTGAAAGGTAAACGAGTCATCATGAGAGTAGACTTCAATGTTCCCATGAAGAAGAGCCTGATTACAAACAACCAGAGAATCAAGGCTTCAATCCCAAGCATCAAGTACTGCCTGAATAATGGAGCCAAGTCAGTAGTTCTAATGAGTCATCTAGGTCGACCCGATGGTGTTCCCATGCCTGATAAATACTCCTTGGAGCCTGTTGCTGCTGAGCTCAAATCCTTGCTGGGTAAGGATGTTCTGTTCCTGAAGGACTGTGTGGGCCCAGAAGTAGAGAAAGCCTGTGCAAACCCAGCCACTGGTTCAGTCATATTGCTGGAGAATCTACGCTTTCAtgtggaggaagaagggaagggccAAGATCCTTCTGGAAATAAGATTAAAGCTGAACCACGTAAAATAGAAGCCTTCCGAGAATCACTGTCAAAGCTAGGGGATGTCTATGTCAATGATGCATTTGGCACTGCCCACCGGGCCCACAGTTCAATGGTGGGAGTGGATCTGCCTCAGAAAGCATCTGGATTCCTGATGAAAAAGGAACTggattatttttccaaagccttgGAAAACCCAGAGAGACCCTTTCTGGCTATACTTGGAGGAGCCAAAGTGGCAGACAAGATTCAACTCATCAAAAACATGCTGGACAAGGTCAATGAGATGGTTATTGGTGGCGGAATGGCTTATACCTTCCTTAAGGTACTCAACAACATGAAGATTGGTGCTTCCTTATTTGATGAAGAGGGAGCCAAGATTGTCAAAGATATCATGGCCAAAGCCACTAAGAATGGCGTGAACATTACCTTTCCTGTTGACTTTGTCACTGCTGACAAGTTTGAGGAGAATGCTAAGGTTGGCCAAGCCACTGTAGCATCAGGCATACCTGAAGGTTGGATAGGTTTGGACTGTGGTCCTGAGACCAACAAGAAGTTTGCTCAAGTTGTGGCCCAAGCCAAGCTAATTGTATGGAATGGGCCGGTAGGGGTATTTGAATGGGATGCCTTTGCTAAGGGAACCAAAGCCCTCATGGATGAAGTTGTGAAAGCCACTTACAGGGGCTGTATCACCATTATAGGAGGTGGAGACACTGCCACTTGTTGTGCCAAATGGAATACTGAAAATAAAGTCAGCCACGTGAGCACTGGAGGAGGTGCCAGTCTAGAGCTTCTAGAAGGCAAAGTCCTGCCTGGAGTGGATGCCCTCAGCAACTTGTAG